Proteins from a single region of Vulgatibacter sp.:
- the map gene encoding type I methionyl aminopeptidase has translation MAIEILSSSQIERMRRAGRAAAETLAFVGAQLRPGMSTAAIDRLVREDTARRGGRPSQLGFQGFPAAVCTSRNHVVCHGIPSEWEFLEPGDIVNVDVTTNLDGYHGDNSATFVIGEASETARRLVDVARRCRDAGIAVIREGARLGDIGAAIEELARSEGVSIVTELGGHGIGRQMHAEPHVPHTGRRGTGPRLKAGMAITVEPMVNLGGPAVRFLDDGWTVVTADGSLSAQWEHTVVVTREGCEIMTQL, from the coding sequence ATGGCCATCGAGATCCTCAGCTCCTCCCAGATCGAGCGCATGCGGCGCGCCGGACGTGCAGCAGCCGAGACCCTCGCCTTCGTCGGCGCGCAACTGCGCCCCGGCATGTCCACCGCCGCGATCGATCGCCTCGTCCGGGAGGACACCGCCCGGCGCGGCGGTCGCCCGAGCCAGCTCGGGTTCCAGGGCTTTCCCGCGGCGGTCTGCACCAGCCGCAACCACGTCGTCTGCCACGGGATCCCGAGCGAGTGGGAGTTCCTCGAGCCGGGGGACATCGTCAACGTCGACGTGACCACCAACCTGGACGGCTACCACGGGGACAACAGCGCCACCTTCGTCATCGGCGAGGCGAGCGAGACGGCCAGGCGCCTGGTCGATGTCGCCCGCCGCTGCCGCGACGCGGGGATCGCCGTCATCCGCGAGGGTGCCCGCCTCGGCGACATCGGCGCTGCCATCGAGGAGCTCGCCCGCTCCGAAGGCGTGAGCATCGTCACCGAATTGGGCGGGCACGGCATCGGGCGGCAGATGCACGCCGAACCCCACGTCCCGCACACGGGCCGTCGCGGCACGGGCCCGCGCCTCAAAGCCGGCATGGCGATCACCGTGGAGCCGATGGTGAACCTCGGCGGCCCGGCGGTACGCTTCCTCGACGACGGCTGGACGGTGGTCACCGCGGACGGCAGCCTGTCGGCGCAGTGGGAGCACACGGTGGTGGTGACGCGGGAGGGGTGCGAGATCATGACGCAGCTCTGA
- a CDS encoding LysR family transcriptional regulator, producing MSLSQIRYFVAVAEEGNVGRAAQRLHLAQPPLSRQIRALEDEIGTPLFERTPRGMTLLPPGRAFLEHARSILAAVDRAVDAARAETATAPEKR from the coding sequence GTGAGCCTCTCCCAGATCCGCTATTTCGTTGCAGTCGCCGAGGAAGGCAACGTGGGCCGCGCCGCGCAGCGGCTTCATCTCGCCCAGCCGCCGCTGAGCCGGCAGATCCGCGCGCTCGAAGACGAGATCGGGACGCCGCTCTTCGAGCGCACGCCGCGCGGGATGACGCTCCTGCCGCCCGGGCGCGCCTTCCTCGAGCACGCGCGCTCGATCCTCGCCGCCGTCGATCGGGCGGTCGATGCGGCCCGGGCCGAGACCGCCACGGCGCCGGAGAAGAGATGA
- a CDS encoding class I SAM-dependent methyltransferase, with translation MWHSELNEAVVHDLALQPGERVVDLGAGAGAATAVAARRGAQVLAVDPMPFMRTVLGLRRRLHRQGDAIEVRDGAAEAIPAADGSVDALWTVNTLHHWTDRDAAARELARVLVKGGRVLLLDEAFDDAAHPEHAHFQERRRRSGLHFDEVDPASLAEALRAAGFAQAEGSRTRFAGRPVKLIRATR, from the coding sequence ATGTGGCACTCCGAGCTGAACGAGGCGGTGGTGCACGACCTCGCGCTCCAGCCCGGCGAGCGCGTCGTCGATCTGGGAGCTGGCGCCGGGGCAGCGACGGCGGTGGCGGCAAGGCGGGGCGCGCAGGTCCTCGCCGTCGACCCCATGCCCTTCATGCGCACGGTGCTCGGGCTGCGGCGGCGCCTGCATCGGCAGGGCGACGCCATCGAGGTCCGGGACGGCGCTGCCGAGGCGATCCCCGCCGCGGACGGAAGCGTGGACGCGCTCTGGACGGTGAACACCCTCCACCACTGGACCGACCGCGACGCCGCCGCGCGGGAGCTGGCGCGGGTGCTCGTGAAGGGCGGGCGGGTGCTCCTGCTCGACGAGGCGTTCGACGACGCCGCGCATCCCGAGCACGCGCATTTCCAGGAGCGGCGGCGGCGCAGCGGCCTCCACTTCGACGAGGTGGATCCGGCGTCGCTCGCCGAGGCGTTGCGGGCGGCGGGCTTCGCCCAGGCCGAGGGGAGCCGCACCCGTTTCGCCGGGCGGCCGGTGAAGCTGATCCGCGCGACGCGGTAG
- a CDS encoding LysR family transcriptional regulator has protein sequence MSPPDLNLLLALEVLLEEGSVAAAARRMNLSASAMSRTLARLRETTGDPLLVRAGRDLVPTPRAAELREQVGRIVQEAESILRPAAQIDLAELSRTFTLRTGEGFVETFGPALLRRVSAEAPRVMLRFVPKLDRDSAPLRGGTVDLETGVIAKATGPEVRAQALFRDRFVGVTRAEHPLAQGAITAERYASGQHVEVARHAAQPGVASAPVDGALELLGLERQIVAIVGGFATALALVRSTDMIATVPERHTAQLRAGMHSFPLPFRTSEMVVSLLWHPRLDADPAHRWLRRCIKDVCGQELGHPLM, from the coding sequence GTGTCTCCCCCCGATCTGAACCTTCTGCTCGCCCTCGAAGTGCTCCTCGAGGAGGGGAGCGTCGCCGCGGCAGCGCGCCGGATGAATCTCAGCGCATCGGCGATGAGCAGAACCCTGGCACGATTGCGGGAGACCACCGGCGACCCGCTTCTGGTCAGGGCAGGACGCGACCTGGTACCGACGCCGCGCGCCGCCGAGCTCCGCGAGCAGGTTGGCCGGATCGTGCAGGAAGCCGAGTCCATCCTCCGACCCGCTGCGCAAATCGACCTCGCGGAGCTCTCCAGGACCTTCACCCTGCGCACCGGCGAAGGGTTCGTCGAGACGTTCGGCCCGGCGCTCCTGCGTCGGGTGAGCGCGGAGGCTCCCCGCGTGATGCTGCGGTTCGTGCCGAAGCTGGACAGGGACAGCGCTCCCTTGCGCGGCGGGACGGTCGATCTGGAAACCGGTGTCATCGCGAAGGCGACGGGCCCCGAGGTCCGTGCGCAGGCGTTGTTCCGCGATCGCTTCGTCGGCGTGACGCGAGCGGAGCATCCACTCGCGCAGGGGGCGATCACGGCAGAGCGTTATGCGAGCGGCCAGCACGTAGAGGTCGCGCGGCACGCCGCGCAGCCGGGCGTCGCCTCGGCGCCGGTCGACGGCGCGCTGGAGCTTCTCGGACTCGAACGCCAGATCGTCGCCATCGTGGGCGGCTTCGCGACGGCGCTCGCTCTGGTACGCTCCACGGACATGATCGCCACGGTTCCGGAGCGGCATACGGCGCAGCTGCGTGCCGGGATGCACAGCTTTCCTCTGCCTTTTCGCACATCCGAGATGGTCGTTTCCCTGCTCTGGCATCCGCGCCTCGACGCCGACCCGGCGCATCGTTGGCTACGGCGGTGTATCAAGGATGTATGTGGACAGGAGCTCGGTCACCCGCTGATGTAG